From Paenibacillus sp. PK3_47, the proteins below share one genomic window:
- a CDS encoding DUF3397 domain-containing protein — protein sequence MEILTNSFITLSVIPVVPFLLVYFIGIGLKKEKRSTLFLAMDITTIFLLLSVSALFNNIFNSQFGFFLILIIVLISAGLIGGAQNRLKGKVDGKRLLRAVWRLSFFFLGACYVLFMITGLIRYISQAM from the coding sequence TTGGAGATTTTGACAAATTCATTTATTACTTTAAGCGTCATCCCGGTTGTACCTTTTTTACTTGTTTATTTTATAGGCATTGGGCTCAAAAAAGAGAAAAGAAGTACTTTATTTCTGGCCATGGATATCACTACAATTTTTTTATTATTATCCGTATCGGCCTTGTTCAATAACATCTTCAATTCACAATTCGGATTTTTTCTTATACTAATTATTGTATTAATATCCGCCGGACTGATTGGAGGCGCCCAAAACAGGTTGAAAGGAAAAGTGGACGGAAAACGGTTACTTCGGGCAGTTTGGCGGCTTTCATTCTTTTTTCTGGGCGCCTGTTATGTGCTGTTCATGATCACAGGCCTTATCCGCTACATATCACAAGCGATGTAA
- a CDS encoding pyridoxamine 5'-phosphate oxidase family protein — MSEAVAQLNESLLTMLQSETFVLLNTVDAESGGPTSTAISWIYAVSPSIVRLAVDHRSRLVNNMKVNPMVTITIFGEGTVHAINGRAAVRQDPLADVPFKMCCFDVEIEAVRNALFYGAQLESAPKYAIVYDARAAERLDSQVFAAMKKAQ; from the coding sequence ATGTCCGAAGCCGTTGCTCAACTCAATGAATCCCTGCTAACGATGCTGCAGTCGGAGACTTTTGTTCTGCTTAACACTGTGGATGCGGAATCGGGAGGACCTACGTCCACCGCTATTTCCTGGATCTATGCAGTAAGCCCTTCTATCGTGCGCCTGGCGGTCGACCACCGTTCCAGACTGGTCAACAACATGAAGGTGAATCCAATGGTAACGATCACCATCTTTGGTGAGGGTACGGTTCATGCGATTAACGGCCGCGCTGCCGTGAGGCAGGATCCGCTTGCGGATGTGCCTTTTAAGATGTGCTGTTTTGATGTTGAAATTGAAGCGGTCCGCAACGCGCTGTTCTATGGCGCGCAGCTTGAGTCCGCCCCGAAATATGCGATAGTATACGATGCGCGTGCGGCTGAGAGGCTGGACTCGCAGGTTTTTGCCGCAATGAAAAAAGCCCAGTGA
- a CDS encoding extracellular solute-binding protein, with the protein MLRRKNYWLLFAILLLALTGLSPSMELDTNEGSFPRNQPLNQSERPASGEQGAVQSLHVRVSLNNEELRELERINSNYTLSSGVEVILSNVDSEETAENLKNDLTVGESPDIIMTDGRNIPELATSGYLLPVDVYQSVPGSSPLTVLIPQMQWNGYDWGVPLDIDPYVLVYSPARLQELGLEQAPKSLEDWNVILGQLREEQKAEKYLLALDTRNPYGFSAVLKSMGSAGWSSGDDEALEWTQYARSYFYFTSRFNEEIWNLLQEGRLAVAALPLSEWQKHGNSSLAAELPPIDGSTANNYMYSRFFALPAESDNPEAAVEWLAYITSSSAQLEWLENTGRLPALDALYRTGLPEIAGLPFDAGQLLSDEAVTGEDTAGRWGEISGAVKSLLTGELDAAGFKEMLAQESE; encoded by the coding sequence ATGCTGAGACGCAAAAACTATTGGCTGCTGTTTGCAATATTGCTGCTGGCACTGACAGGCTTGTCGCCGAGCATGGAGCTGGACACCAATGAGGGCTCCTTCCCGCGGAACCAGCCGCTGAACCAGTCGGAGCGGCCGGCTTCAGGCGAGCAGGGCGCTGTGCAGAGCCTGCACGTCCGTGTGTCGCTTAACAACGAGGAGCTGCGTGAGCTTGAACGGATCAACAGCAATTACACACTGTCCAGCGGCGTGGAAGTCATACTGAGCAATGTGGACAGCGAAGAAACAGCGGAGAACCTGAAGAATGATTTGACGGTAGGGGAAAGTCCGGACATCATAATGACGGATGGACGGAATATCCCTGAGCTGGCCACTTCGGGCTATTTGCTCCCGGTGGATGTATATCAGAGTGTTCCGGGGAGCTCTCCGCTGACCGTGCTGATTCCCCAGATGCAGTGGAACGGATATGACTGGGGAGTACCGCTCGATATTGATCCTTATGTGCTGGTGTATTCTCCGGCACGTCTGCAGGAGCTGGGGCTTGAGCAGGCGCCAAAAAGTCTGGAAGACTGGAATGTAATACTGGGGCAGCTTCGTGAAGAGCAGAAAGCGGAGAAATATTTACTTGCCCTGGATACCCGTAATCCATACGGTTTTTCAGCGGTTCTGAAAAGTATGGGCTCTGCCGGCTGGTCTTCCGGAGATGATGAGGCACTGGAGTGGACCCAATATGCGCGGAGTTATTTCTATTTTACGAGCAGATTCAATGAGGAGATATGGAATCTGCTTCAAGAGGGAAGGCTCGCCGTAGCCGCGCTTCCGCTCTCAGAATGGCAAAAGCACGGCAATTCTTCGCTTGCAGCCGAACTGCCGCCGATTGACGGAAGCACCGCGAATAATTATATGTACAGCCGTTTTTTCGCGCTTCCGGCAGAATCAGATAATCCGGAAGCTGCGGTGGAATGGCTTGCCTATATTACCTCAAGTAGCGCCCAGCTGGAATGGCTTGAGAATACCGGGCGCCTGCCCGCTCTGGACGCCTTGTACCGGACAGGATTGCCGGAGATTGCCGGGCTTCCGTTTGATGCCGGGCAGCTGCTCTCAGACGAAGCGGTTACAGGGGAAGACACAGCAGGCAGATGGGGCGAAATCTCCGGTGCGGTAAAATCGCTGCTTACCGGCGAACTTGACGCTGCAGGGTTCAAAGAGATGCTGGCACAAGAGTCAGAATGA
- a CDS encoding ketopantoate reductase family protein translates to MKIDIIGAGSIGLLLAGKLIQSGNGVRLWCRSEEQSRALKHSGLGISYENGQAAVVIAGDTFSAASVHGFAEAYLHEPGDWTAITVKQNALHYEMPEIFSPLSGSRLNILCFQNGYGHLEFLRELLPEASIWAAVTTEAAKRKTANGVIHAGKGELYIGKDWNSKKLLAAEKQEEGNTSVRTLIKQLRSAGFSAHLSNDMDTMIYRKLLINAVINPLTAIWRIRNGELLASEERIQLMKELYKEAISVYDACGIRYEDGAWENILSVCRATSGNISSMLADVTALRATEVRWINGYIVDMGERCGVQVPLNRWVCRMVEGMMVRER, encoded by the coding sequence ATGAAAATAGATATTATAGGTGCGGGATCCATAGGCTTGCTGCTGGCCGGGAAGCTTATTCAATCTGGAAACGGCGTCAGGCTCTGGTGCCGCAGTGAAGAACAAAGCCGGGCGCTTAAACACAGCGGACTGGGCATCAGCTATGAGAACGGACAGGCAGCAGTTGTCATAGCAGGAGATACGTTCAGTGCAGCATCTGTACATGGCTTTGCTGAAGCATATCTTCATGAGCCTGGCGACTGGACGGCAATCACGGTCAAGCAGAACGCGCTTCATTATGAAATGCCGGAAATATTCAGTCCTCTCAGCGGGAGCCGCTTGAATATTCTCTGTTTTCAAAATGGATACGGCCATTTAGAGTTTCTCAGGGAATTGCTGCCTGAGGCATCCATATGGGCTGCCGTAACTACCGAAGCGGCCAAAAGAAAAACCGCAAACGGGGTTATTCACGCAGGAAAAGGAGAACTATATATCGGAAAGGACTGGAACAGCAAGAAGTTACTTGCAGCAGAGAAACAGGAGGAGGGAAACACTTCTGTAAGAACTCTTATTAAACAACTCAGATCAGCAGGATTTTCCGCCCATTTGTCGAATGACATGGATACCATGATTTACCGGAAACTCTTGATCAATGCCGTAATTAATCCGCTCACCGCGATCTGGCGCATCAGGAATGGTGAACTGCTTGCCTCTGAAGAGCGTATTCAGTTAATGAAGGAACTCTATAAGGAAGCTATCAGTGTATATGATGCCTGCGGGATACGTTATGAGGACGGCGCCTGGGAGAACATTTTATCGGTCTGCCGTGCTACATCGGGCAACATTTCTTCTATGCTTGCCGATGTTACGGCCCTGAGGGCGACTGAAGTTCGCTGGATTAACGGATACATAGTGGATATGGGAGAGCGCTGCGGGGTACAGGTACCGCTGAACCGCTGGGTTTGCCGGATGGTAGAAGGCATGATGGTGAGGGAGAGGTGA
- a CDS encoding YhcN/YlaJ family sporulation lipoprotein → MRKSMCLLLVLLLLTSCGIANKETSPSPQDKQSANAVNDPGNYGVTPLSDNGNTAADPENYTGQASDVQEESDAALKDHFEQLAMRVPGVDGAHCVVMNNTAVVGIDVDGSLTRSRVGNIKYSVAEAIRKDPRGVKALVTADIDITSRLNEMGRHISRGNPVSGFGAEMADIIGRIMPQFPEDTSPQGNSQ, encoded by the coding sequence ATGAGAAAATCAATGTGTCTGTTGCTGGTACTGCTGCTGCTGACTAGCTGCGGTATCGCTAATAAAGAGACATCACCCTCTCCTCAGGATAAACAATCTGCAAATGCTGTTAATGATCCGGGGAATTACGGGGTCACTCCATTGTCGGATAACGGAAATACTGCAGCAGATCCGGAGAATTACACCGGACAGGCTTCTGATGTTCAGGAGGAAAGCGATGCTGCACTGAAAGACCATTTTGAACAATTGGCCATGAGAGTGCCTGGTGTTGACGGCGCCCACTGTGTCGTAATGAACAATACGGCTGTGGTCGGCATTGACGTTGACGGTTCACTTACGCGTTCGCGTGTAGGAAACATCAAATATTCTGTCGCAGAGGCTATCCGTAAAGATCCGCGGGGCGTCAAAGCACTCGTAACAGCAGATATCGACATTACAAGCAGGCTGAACGAGATGGGCCGCCATATTTCCCGGGGAAACCCGGTGTCCGGCTTCGGCGCAGAGATGGCTGACATCATTGGCCGCATCATGCCGCAGTTTCCGGAGGATACCAGCCCCCAAGGCAATAGCCAGTAA
- a CDS encoding PhoH family protein has translation MKKIFVLDTNVLLHDPNSIFAFKEHEVVIPAVVLEEIDSKKRNADEIGRNARTVSRLLDGLRELGHLHSGVVLAHGGTLKVELNHRSFVKVQEMFGEVSNDNRILAVALNYLIEENEQAEPRPVVLVSKDVLVRIKADVLGITPEDYLSDRTGDLNELYSGYQSLMVHPSLIDEYYSNRSLSVKQLALSYPLYPHEFVILKDEIGTGKSALLKVNSDASRLEPLYMGNDAVWGISARNAQQRMALELLLNEDIPLVTITGKAGTGKTLLALAAGLFKVEDEHRYKKLLIARPVVPMGKDIGYLPGEKDEKLRPWMQPIYDNLEFLFDTKKAGDIDKILMGLGSIQVEALTYIRGRSIPGQFIIIDEAQNLSRHEVKTIVSRAGEGSKVILMGDPEQIDHPYLDAASNGLSYIVEKFKQQGISGHITLEKGERSRLAQLAADLL, from the coding sequence ATGAAAAAGATATTTGTTCTTGATACCAACGTGCTGTTGCACGACCCCAATTCGATCTTTGCTTTCAAGGAGCATGAGGTGGTCATACCTGCCGTAGTCCTGGAAGAAATCGACTCCAAGAAACGCAATGCCGATGAAATCGGCCGCAACGCCCGCACTGTGTCACGCTTGTTAGACGGACTCCGGGAGCTGGGCCACCTGCATAGCGGTGTGGTGCTTGCGCATGGAGGAACGCTGAAGGTGGAGCTTAACCACCGCAGCTTCGTAAAGGTACAGGAAATGTTCGGGGAAGTGTCCAACGACAACCGGATATTGGCTGTAGCGCTCAATTATCTCATAGAAGAGAATGAACAAGCTGAACCCCGTCCTGTGGTACTCGTAAGTAAAGATGTTCTGGTCCGTATCAAAGCTGATGTGCTCGGCATTACGCCTGAGGATTATTTATCCGACCGTACAGGAGATCTGAATGAGCTGTACTCGGGCTACCAGTCCTTGATGGTTCATCCCTCCCTGATTGATGAGTATTACAGCAACCGTTCCTTATCCGTAAAACAGCTGGCCCTGTCCTATCCGCTCTATCCGCATGAATTTGTCATTCTCAAGGATGAAATAGGCACCGGCAAATCTGCCCTGCTAAAAGTAAATAGTGATGCATCCCGCCTGGAGCCGCTGTATATGGGTAATGATGCCGTATGGGGAATCAGCGCCCGCAATGCCCAGCAGCGGATGGCGCTTGAATTGCTTCTGAATGAGGATATTCCGCTGGTAACCATCACCGGCAAGGCGGGAACAGGCAAGACACTGCTGGCACTCGCCGCAGGGCTGTTCAAGGTGGAGGATGAGCACCGTTACAAAAAACTGCTGATCGCCCGCCCGGTCGTACCGATGGGCAAGGATATCGGTTATCTCCCCGGTGAAAAGGATGAAAAGCTCCGTCCGTGGATGCAGCCGATCTATGACAACCTTGAGTTTCTGTTCGATACGAAGAAAGCCGGAGACATCGATAAAATCCTTATGGGACTGGGAAGTATCCAGGTGGAGGCCCTTACCTATATCCGCGGACGTTCCATTCCGGGACAGTTCATCATTATAGATGAAGCGCAGAACCTCTCCCGCCATGAGGTAAAGACCATCGTCTCCAGGGCCGGAGAGGGCAGTAAGGTGATCCTGATGGGCGACCCGGAGCAAATTGACCATCCTTATCTGGATGCGGCGAGCAACGGGCTCAGCTATATCGTCGAGAAATTCAAGCAGCAGGGCATCAGCGGGCATATCACTTTGGAAAAGGGCGAGCGTTCCCGCCTGGCCCAGCTGGCCGCAGACCTGCTATAA
- a CDS encoding YlaH-like family protein, translating to MQSWFAEHPVVAYIVIFVLLTYVYNRVFRVNQKLSVGKEILLYIMMAAGSGMLLIFQHDKLPIIQCLLVAVGLMLLVRVRYFVEARQKRKAAAAAKRS from the coding sequence GTGCAAAGCTGGTTTGCTGAGCATCCTGTTGTCGCTTATATCGTCATATTTGTACTGCTTACTTATGTGTATAACCGGGTATTCCGCGTGAATCAGAAGCTGTCCGTCGGCAAAGAAATTTTACTTTATATCATGATGGCAGCCGGTTCGGGCATGCTCCTCATTTTTCAGCATGACAAGCTGCCGATTATCCAGTGCCTGCTGGTTGCAGTCGGGCTGATGCTGCTGGTGCGGGTCCGCTATTTTGTCGAAGCGAGACAGAAACGCAAAGCTGCGGCGGCGGCCAAACGGTCCTGA
- a CDS encoding DUF2626 domain-containing protein — MDRMFRVLGFFTLTIGLMAFAGDLTEMALLFFLQTAFFVILGYMKFTEKTYVLLFWGYMIVAFSGFSYWTVFQMGLPL; from the coding sequence TTGGACCGCATGTTTCGCGTACTCGGTTTTTTCACGCTGACGATTGGACTCATGGCATTTGCCGGGGATCTGACCGAAATGGCTCTGCTCTTCTTTTTACAAACCGCATTTTTTGTAATCCTGGGCTATATGAAATTTACGGAAAAGACCTACGTTCTGCTCTTCTGGGGGTACATGATCGTTGCCTTCAGCGGATTCAGCTACTGGACAGTCTTCCAAATGGGTCTACCGCTATAA
- a CDS encoding RsfA family transcriptional regulator, whose translation MTAVRQDAWSAEDDLILAEITLRHIREGSTQLAAFEEVGEKIGRTSAACGFRWNSCVRKSYEDAISIAKGQRQKRSYLKKQPVNRGAQVAGLILGDVEEEYGRSEGLNENSLSIDAVIRFLRQWKGTFQEAGRQLKMLERDLREKEEELIELRTENERLSKEVNLAQSDYRVVNDDYKALIQIMDRARRLAFLNEEEEEMKTRFKMDANGNLERME comes from the coding sequence ATGACAGCCGTTAGACAAGATGCTTGGAGCGCAGAAGATGATTTGATATTGGCGGAAATAACGCTGCGTCATATCCGGGAGGGCAGCACACAGCTTGCCGCGTTTGAAGAGGTGGGCGAAAAAATCGGCAGAACCTCGGCGGCATGCGGTTTCCGCTGGAACAGCTGTGTCCGCAAAAGCTATGAAGATGCCATAAGCATCGCTAAGGGCCAGCGACAGAAGCGCAGTTATCTGAAGAAACAGCCGGTGAACAGGGGGGCCCAGGTAGCAGGGCTGATCCTCGGGGACGTTGAAGAGGAATACGGGCGGAGCGAAGGACTGAATGAAAATTCGTTATCTATTGATGCCGTAATCCGGTTTCTCAGACAATGGAAAGGAACGTTTCAGGAGGCAGGACGCCAGCTGAAAATGCTGGAAAGAGATCTGCGTGAAAAGGAAGAAGAACTGATTGAATTAAGGACAGAGAATGAGCGTTTGTCCAAAGAGGTCAATCTGGCCCAAAGCGATTACCGTGTGGTGAACGATGATTACAAGGCTCTGATTCAAATTATGGACCGCGCCCGCAGACTGGCTTTCCTCAATGAAGAAGAAGAAGAAATGAAGACACGGTTCAAAATGGATGCTAATGGTAACCTGGAGCGCATGGAATAG
- a CDS encoding LCP family protein, with translation MSNSKGSLPPRRPGAQQSGRVQPAKSTASGKAAKKKAKKRSPFARMVRTLLMILLVAVIAVLAYMGYLYYKFEQGGFGVDQPVQEEQLASSKPLTMLLLGTDNRPEHPSNLTDVIMVASLNPVTKSATVVSLPRDTYVELSGYKKTKINAFYSRFKGKEDESGILAEDEMKTMMSKYLDVKVDYVTVLDFQGFRDIVDELGGVDVNISADMCYTDSVDGTDINLKKGPAQLDGDEALDYVRYRKSNCSPKTEASDDFDRNKRQNEVLNSLVGQMQSLGGVLKIGKVLDAVDNNMKTDIESAQIKSLIATYWEISKENVEFVPVTGTWRSPYVYINDEELETARKSLQNRIAGVN, from the coding sequence ATGAGCAACAGCAAAGGAAGTTTACCTCCAAGAAGACCGGGCGCGCAGCAGAGCGGCAGAGTACAGCCAGCCAAGAGCACAGCGTCCGGCAAAGCAGCCAAGAAGAAGGCTAAAAAGCGGAGCCCCTTTGCCCGTATGGTCAGAACACTGCTGATGATTCTTCTGGTCGCAGTTATAGCCGTACTGGCCTATATGGGTTATCTGTATTATAAGTTTGAGCAGGGCGGATTCGGCGTTGACCAGCCTGTACAGGAAGAACAGCTGGCTTCAAGCAAACCGCTGACCATGCTGCTGCTCGGAACCGACAACCGGCCGGAGCACCCGTCCAATCTGACGGATGTGATTATGGTGGCATCGCTGAATCCGGTGACCAAATCTGCAACTGTTGTGTCGCTGCCGCGTGATACCTATGTGGAGCTCAGCGGGTACAAAAAAACGAAAATCAATGCCTTCTACTCCCGCTTCAAGGGTAAGGAGGACGAATCGGGAATTCTTGCCGAGGATGAAATGAAAACAATGATGAGCAAGTATCTGGACGTTAAGGTTGACTACGTAACCGTACTGGATTTTCAGGGCTTCCGGGATATCGTGGATGAGCTGGGCGGCGTGGACGTGAACATCAGCGCAGACATGTGTTATACCGACAGTGTGGACGGAACGGATATCAATCTGAAAAAGGGTCCCGCACAGCTGGACGGCGACGAAGCGCTGGACTATGTCCGTTACCGTAAATCCAACTGCAGCCCCAAAACAGAGGCTTCAGACGATTTTGACCGCAACAAGCGCCAGAATGAAGTGCTGAATTCACTGGTTGGGCAAATGCAATCCCTGGGCGGAGTGCTCAAAATCGGCAAAGTGCTTGACGCTGTTGACAACAATATGAAGACAGATATCGAAAGCGCACAGATTAAGAGTCTCATTGCCACCTACTGGGAGATTTCAAAAGAGAATGTAGAATTTGTCCCTGTAACCGGAACCTGGCGCAGTCCATATGTATATATTAATGATGAAGAGCTGGAGACGGCACGGAAAAGCCTGCAGAACCGGATTGCCGGTGTAAATTGA